In the Paenibacillus pabuli genome, one interval contains:
- a CDS encoding YcnI family copper-binding membrane protein, which produces MKRTSWTSKLTSTIAAGAAALMLFAGFASAHVTVSPAAAQTGAWQTYTIKIPSEKELPTTKITMKVPEGVAFKQYQPLAGWKITTEKNSSNEVTSITWEVDGDNEGILAGQFQQFNFVAQNPDTATEVAWDAFQYYSDGSIVEWTGQPSDSTPHSITAISEDPAAAGNQAATGGHDSAGTAGNASDDEAATGDNNAADDTKADDDTTLGDALNDTVTGEPNNTDTDPGTLKLQQATLIVSILALIMSFLGIALATRRKKR; this is translated from the coding sequence TTGAAAAGAACATCCTGGACTTCCAAACTTACATCCACTATCGCGGCAGGTGCTGCAGCACTCATGCTGTTCGCCGGCTTCGCAAGTGCTCACGTCACAGTCAGCCCAGCGGCTGCACAAACTGGCGCATGGCAGACGTATACGATCAAAATTCCTTCTGAGAAGGAGCTGCCAACAACCAAGATTACGATGAAGGTTCCGGAAGGTGTAGCATTCAAGCAGTACCAGCCACTAGCTGGATGGAAAATCACCACAGAGAAAAACAGCTCCAATGAAGTGACATCGATTACCTGGGAAGTGGATGGCGACAACGAAGGTATCCTCGCCGGACAATTCCAACAATTTAACTTTGTTGCACAAAATCCGGATACAGCAACGGAAGTAGCTTGGGACGCATTCCAATACTATAGCGATGGCAGCATCGTAGAATGGACAGGACAGCCAAGTGACAGCACGCCTCACAGTATTACGGCTATTAGCGAAGATCCTGCAGCTGCAGGCAATCAAGCTGCAACGGGTGGTCATGACAGCGCAGGTACAGCCGGCAATGCAAGCGATGACGAAGCAGCCACTGGAGACAACAATGCTGCGGACGATACCAAAGCTGACGATGATACCACACTCGGTGATGCATTGAACGATACGGTTACAGGCGAGCCGAATAATACCGATACCGATCCAGGGACATTGAAGCTGCAGCAGGCAACGCTGATCGTATCGATTCTGGCACTGATTATGTCCTTCCTGGGCATTGCACTCGCAACACGCCGCAAAAAGAGATAA
- a CDS encoding DUF445 domain-containing protein, with protein MAKPKQTKKAAAWSLVVMGAGFAASLPFQGSVVGKLLVGSFEAGLVGGLADWFAVTALFRHPLGIPIPHTALLPKNRDKMTEGLVSAVENNLLNKDSITEKIAGFKAAETVLDIMSRELHNDGVKTMIDTLCKRILAGLPLEQIAPLVASGIKSQAGAFDLGPILERASVQLSERGYDAKALDYGLKQAEEWLVKPETITFLGESGMKAISGIQMNGLMQFAMNAFLGYMNEEKLGSILQGYLFDQVEDMKREGSALRYKVLGLVRTQAVRLALSESVRDGINGWKDSILESWNAEETVLNKLSELRGKALAAMEDGKYVETYALPAIERVLSDLRSDSALLDGLNAKIVEGVTTLLEKNHSKIGNLVRENVDKMDNASLISLIEDKVGQDLQWIRINGAVTGFVIGIALTALRMVLE; from the coding sequence ATGGCTAAACCTAAACAAACCAAAAAAGCAGCAGCCTGGTCTCTCGTTGTGATGGGAGCGGGTTTTGCCGCCTCATTGCCGTTTCAGGGCAGTGTTGTAGGCAAGCTGCTGGTGGGTTCATTTGAAGCGGGATTGGTAGGGGGGCTTGCCGACTGGTTTGCTGTAACGGCATTGTTCCGTCATCCGCTTGGCATTCCGATTCCGCATACGGCATTGCTGCCGAAGAACCGGGATAAGATGACGGAGGGCCTTGTCTCTGCGGTGGAGAACAATCTGCTGAACAAAGACAGCATTACCGAGAAGATTGCCGGTTTCAAGGCAGCGGAAACGGTACTGGATATTATGTCGCGGGAACTTCACAATGATGGCGTCAAAACGATGATCGACACGCTGTGCAAACGTATACTGGCAGGGCTGCCACTGGAACAGATTGCGCCGCTGGTTGCGAGTGGGATTAAGTCACAGGCCGGGGCTTTCGACCTTGGACCGATTCTGGAACGGGCGTCTGTTCAATTGAGTGAACGCGGATATGACGCGAAGGCACTGGACTACGGGTTGAAGCAGGCGGAAGAGTGGCTGGTGAAGCCGGAGACGATTACGTTTCTGGGTGAGAGCGGCATGAAGGCGATTAGCGGCATTCAGATGAATGGTCTCATGCAATTTGCCATGAATGCCTTCCTTGGTTATATGAATGAGGAGAAACTTGGCAGCATCCTGCAGGGATATTTGTTTGACCAGGTTGAGGATATGAAGCGTGAGGGAAGTGCCCTCCGGTATAAAGTGTTAGGTCTGGTTCGAACCCAAGCGGTGCGTCTTGCCTTGAGCGAGAGTGTGCGTGACGGAATAAACGGCTGGAAAGACAGTATACTGGAGAGCTGGAACGCCGAAGAAACCGTGCTGAACAAGCTTTCCGAACTGAGGGGAAAAGCCCTCGCCGCCATGGAGGATGGAAAGTATGTGGAGACGTATGCTCTTCCTGCAATTGAGCGGGTATTGTCCGATCTGCGCTCAGACAGTGCATTACTGGATGGCCTGAATGCCAAAATTGTCGAAGGCGTGACAACGCTGCTGGAGAAAAACCATTCCAAGATCGGTAATCTGGTCCGTGAAAATGTTGATAAAATGGATAATGCCTCATTAATCTCGTTGATTGAGGACAAGGTAGGCCAGGATCTCCAATGGATTCGGATCAACGGTGCCGTGACCGGATTCGTGATCGGTATTGCGCTGACTGCCCTAAGGATGGTTCTGGAATAA
- a CDS encoding aldo/keto reductase, whose translation MKNVQDTTTLYNGVKMPWLGFGVFKVKDGEEVVEAVKTAIQAGYRSIDTAKAYNNETGVAQGIRESGVAREDLFITTKVWNSDQGYESTLAAFEASMERLELEYLDLYLIHWPVKGKYKDTWRALEKLHKEGRIRAIGVSNFQIHHLEDLMMDATIKPAVNQVELHPLLIQSELREYCSKHQIQIEAWSPLGQGNLLEHPLLQDIAAKHRKSPAQVILRWDLQNGIVTIPKSVTPQRIQDNASLYDFELTAEEIEQINGLNENKRFGSDPDNFNF comes from the coding sequence ATGAAAAACGTGCAGGACACAACGACACTCTATAACGGAGTCAAAATGCCTTGGCTGGGTTTTGGCGTATTCAAAGTGAAAGATGGAGAAGAAGTGGTTGAAGCCGTCAAAACGGCCATTCAGGCGGGTTATCGCAGCATCGATACAGCCAAAGCATACAACAACGAAACCGGTGTAGCCCAAGGTATTCGTGAATCCGGAGTTGCCCGCGAGGATCTGTTCATTACTACCAAAGTATGGAACAGCGACCAAGGCTATGAATCGACACTGGCCGCCTTCGAAGCCAGCATGGAACGTCTCGAACTTGAATATCTTGATCTCTATCTGATTCATTGGCCAGTCAAAGGCAAGTACAAGGATACATGGAGAGCACTGGAGAAGCTGCACAAGGAAGGGCGTATTCGCGCGATAGGCGTGAGCAACTTCCAGATTCACCATCTGGAGGATCTCATGATGGATGCCACCATTAAACCTGCTGTGAATCAGGTCGAGCTTCACCCGCTGCTGATCCAATCGGAGCTTCGTGAATACTGCAGCAAACACCAGATCCAAATTGAGGCCTGGTCTCCACTCGGTCAAGGGAACCTGCTGGAGCATCCGCTTCTTCAGGATATTGCAGCGAAGCACCGCAAATCTCCCGCACAGGTCATTCTGCGCTGGGATCTTCAAAATGGCATCGTGACCATACCAAAATCCGTTACCCCACAGCGTATTCAAGACAATGCCTCTCTATATGATTTTGAACTGACTGCGGAAGAGATTGAACAAATCAATGGACTGAACGAAAACAAACGATTCGGGTCAGATCCGGATAACTTTAACTTTTAG
- a CDS encoding cupin domain-containing protein gives MTTHELSPLVAALDMQPHVEGGWYKEVWKASYQIPQSVLPEAYSGPRFSASSTYFLLHPHEISEWHTVLSDELWLWHSGSPIELKLGGKGENPENEEVLVLGMDLAAGQSPQVLVPAGVWQTARPLGDEPVLVTCVVAPGFHYDDFKLVSKG, from the coding sequence ATGACGACACATGAATTATCGCCTCTGGTTGCTGCGCTGGATATGCAGCCCCACGTTGAAGGCGGTTGGTATAAGGAAGTATGGAAGGCTTCTTATCAAATTCCGCAATCCGTTCTGCCGGAAGCTTATTCGGGTCCAAGATTCTCTGCAAGTTCGACTTACTTCCTGCTGCACCCGCATGAAATTTCCGAGTGGCACACGGTCCTGTCTGATGAGCTGTGGTTGTGGCACAGCGGAAGTCCAATTGAATTGAAACTGGGCGGCAAAGGGGAAAACCCTGAGAATGAGGAAGTACTCGTGCTCGGCATGGATCTTGCTGCAGGACAATCGCCGCAGGTGCTTGTTCCAGCCGGTGTATGGCAAACGGCACGTCCGCTGGGAGACGAACCTGTGTTGGTAACGTGTGTGGTTGCGCCAGGTTTCCACTATGATGATTTCAAGCTGGTCTCCAAAGGCTGA
- a CDS encoding AraC family transcriptional regulator codes for MSMIEDRIGPKYRIGENSFTIEYMRRHEGNAMPQPHAHPFYELYYLLEGERVYSMNGQLLTASKGDLILINPHDVHTTSKGNRPGFERILIGFSPSFATGMELGVCGLLPFERSRLLHFPESEQQEMERMLWQMLRECKERRPHYEMVVRSLLAQLLIHIHRVEENSRLMSPGTIHPMQDKIGEIAAYVNRHYNEPLTLEDAAARFYISPSYLSRMFSRFTGFRFSEYLRVVRVREAQRRLLSTQERVQLIAEKVGFEHTAHFNKTFKQVTGTTPLRYRKEHR; via the coding sequence ATGAGTATGATCGAGGATCGAATCGGACCCAAATATCGCATTGGGGAAAATTCATTCACCATTGAATACATGCGCAGACATGAAGGTAACGCCATGCCACAGCCTCACGCTCATCCATTTTACGAGCTGTATTACCTGCTTGAGGGAGAACGGGTGTATTCCATGAACGGTCAGCTCCTGACCGCCAGCAAAGGTGATCTGATCCTCATTAATCCACATGATGTACATACAACGTCCAAAGGAAACAGACCCGGATTCGAACGAATCCTTATCGGTTTCTCACCTTCGTTTGCCACGGGGATGGAGCTCGGGGTGTGCGGTCTGCTCCCATTCGAACGATCCAGGCTGCTTCACTTTCCCGAATCAGAACAGCAAGAGATGGAACGCATGCTCTGGCAGATGCTGCGCGAATGTAAGGAGCGCCGACCGCATTATGAGATGGTCGTAAGAAGCCTGCTCGCCCAGCTCCTGATTCATATTCACCGAGTAGAAGAGAATAGCCGCCTGATGTCACCCGGCACCATTCACCCGATGCAGGACAAGATCGGCGAGATTGCAGCTTACGTGAACAGGCATTATAACGAACCACTTACCCTTGAGGATGCAGCAGCCCGTTTCTATATCAGTCCATCCTATCTGAGCCGGATGTTCAGTCGGTTTACAGGATTTCGCTTCAGCGAATATTTGAGGGTGGTGCGCGTTCGGGAAGCGCAGCGGCGCCTGTTGTCCACCCAGGAGCGGGTGCAGTTGATCGCGGAGAAGGTCGGGTTTGAGCACACGGCTCATTTTAACAAAACTTTTAAACAGGTGACTGGAACCACCCCCCTGCGCTATCGAAAAGAGCATCGCTAG
- a CDS encoding glycoside hydrolase family 28 protein — protein sequence MNTYYSPLGTGEGIQANMKAYEVALPDIPAQDFRITDYGAQGDGVYDNTEVFRLAIAACAEAGGGRIVIPAGVWLTGPIVLRSRIELHAEAGALVTFSRQFDHYPLIASSFEGWQVVRCQSPIDGELLEDIAITGEGIWDGSGEAWRPVKRSKMTASQWSRLVASGGVVEHSGENEEIWWPSASALEGGAVANRLHMEQERDLSAYEGIRDFLRPNMVSLRRCKRVLLDGPTFQNSPAWNLHPWASEHVTIRNVSVRNPWFSQNGDGLDIESCRHVVVEHSVFDVGDDAICLKSGKDAEGRELGLPSEYITIRDCTVYHGHGGFVIGSEMSGGVRHVRVSDCTFIGTDIGLRFKSARGRGGVVEDVEIQRIYMKNIIMEAISFSFFYANMEGSARGSDLFQEISEKTPVFRDIRISDVVCAGAETALLVSGLPEMPLDGLVIEGYNVFARNGVQCAHAKHLRIANLNAQVTEGSLIHLHQCKGAEIEGIQGKGADGRLLIVTGHESAGIVCRENDADEEGRQISMGPEVRSGVLIRR from the coding sequence TAATATGAAAGCCTATGAGGTTGCTCTACCTGACATTCCTGCTCAGGATTTCCGAATTACGGACTATGGAGCCCAAGGAGACGGCGTGTATGACAACACGGAGGTGTTCAGGCTGGCTATAGCGGCGTGTGCTGAAGCGGGCGGCGGACGAATTGTTATTCCGGCAGGAGTCTGGCTGACAGGTCCGATTGTGCTGCGCAGCCGAATTGAGCTGCATGCAGAGGCTGGAGCATTGGTTACGTTCAGTCGTCAGTTTGATCATTATCCTCTGATTGCTTCGAGCTTCGAGGGGTGGCAGGTGGTGAGATGCCAATCTCCAATTGACGGAGAATTGTTGGAGGATATCGCGATTACAGGTGAGGGAATATGGGATGGTAGCGGAGAAGCATGGCGCCCGGTCAAACGGTCCAAGATGACCGCTTCACAATGGAGTCGACTGGTTGCTTCCGGTGGAGTGGTGGAGCATTCCGGTGAAAATGAAGAAATCTGGTGGCCTTCTGCCTCGGCTCTCGAAGGTGGCGCTGTAGCCAACCGGCTTCATATGGAGCAGGAGCGCGACCTGTCAGCTTATGAGGGGATCAGGGACTTTTTACGTCCGAACATGGTCAGTTTGCGCCGATGCAAACGGGTGCTGCTGGATGGTCCAACGTTTCAGAACTCACCTGCTTGGAATTTGCATCCATGGGCATCGGAGCATGTTACCATACGTAATGTGAGTGTACGAAACCCGTGGTTTTCTCAGAATGGGGATGGGCTGGATATCGAATCATGCCGACATGTTGTCGTGGAGCACAGCGTGTTCGATGTGGGGGATGATGCGATCTGCCTGAAATCCGGCAAGGATGCTGAAGGCCGAGAGCTCGGTTTGCCATCTGAATATATTACAATTCGGGACTGCACCGTATATCATGGTCATGGCGGATTCGTTATTGGCAGCGAGATGTCGGGTGGTGTACGGCATGTGCGGGTTTCGGATTGTACGTTTATTGGGACGGATATTGGGCTAAGGTTCAAAAGCGCCCGCGGGCGCGGTGGAGTCGTTGAAGATGTTGAAATACAGCGTATCTATATGAAAAATATCATTATGGAAGCCATCTCGTTTTCCTTTTTCTATGCGAATATGGAGGGATCAGCCCGCGGCAGCGATCTGTTTCAGGAGATTAGCGAAAAGACCCCGGTGTTCCGGGATATTCGAATATCGGATGTCGTTTGTGCAGGTGCAGAGACAGCTTTATTGGTAAGTGGGCTGCCCGAGATGCCTTTGGACGGCTTGGTCATTGAAGGGTATAACGTATTTGCACGAAATGGTGTACAGTGTGCTCATGCGAAGCACTTGAGAATTGCCAATCTGAATGCCCAAGTTACCGAAGGATCATTGATCCATTTGCACCAGTGCAAGGGAGCTGAAATAGAGGGCATCCAGGGCAAGGGGGCTGATGGCCGACTTCTGATTGTAACAGGACATGAGTCTGCCGGGATTGTGTGCCGTGAGAACGATGCCGATGAGGAAGGACGCCAGATTTCCATGGGACCTGAGGTAAGGAGCGGTGTGCTCATTCGCAGATAA